One Triticum dicoccoides isolate Atlit2015 ecotype Zavitan chromosome 4B, WEW_v2.0, whole genome shotgun sequence genomic window carries:
- the LOC119295456 gene encoding B3 domain-containing protein Os11g0156000-like → MAMNPLSQEHPNAWPWGVAMYTNLHYQQYHYEKEHLFEKALTPSDVGKLNRLVIPKQHAERCFPLAGDSGEKGLLLSFDDEAGKPWRFRYSYWTSSQSYVLTKGWSRYVKEKHLEAGDVVHFERVRGLGTGDRLFIGCRRRGDVSAPTAVAPPPAVRVVPASGQSPREQLQYQQPWSPMCYSTSSSYPTSPATSHAYRRSAEHDHRDMHHAGESQWDADTRSCSPASAPTRRLRLFGVNLDCGPEPEAEAVPATPAMYGYVHQSPYAAVSPVPNNWGSS, encoded by the exons ATGGCCATGAATCCTCTCTCTCAGGAGCACCCCAATGCATGGCCATGGGGGGTGGCCATGTACACGAACCTGCACTACCAGCAGTACCACTACGAGAAGGAGCACCTATTTGAGAAGGCCCTGACGCCCAGCGATGTAGGCAAGCTCAACAGGCTGGTGATCCCCAAGCAGCACGCCGAGAGGTGCTTCCCTCTTGCCGGCGACTCTGGGGAGAAGGGCCTGCTCCTGTCCTTTGACGACGAGGCCGGCAAGCCGTGGCGGTTCCGGTACTCGTACTGGACGAGCAGCCAGAGCTACGTGCTCACCAAGGGCTGGAGCCGGTACGTCAAGGAGAAGCATCTGGAAGCCGGCGACGTCGTGCACTTCGAGAGGGTGCGCGGCCTCGGCACTGGCGACCGTCTCTTCATCGGCTGCAGGCGCCGCGGCGACGTCAGTGCACCAACGGCAGTGGCACCACCGCCTGCCGTGCGTGTCGTGCCGGCGTCTGGTCAGAGTCCCAGGGAGCAGCTGCAGTACCAGCAGCCATGGAGCCCAATGTGCTACAGCACATCCAGCTCGTACCCTACTAGCCCGGCCACCTCCCACGCCTACCGTCGCTCAGCAGAGCACGATCACAGAGACATGCATCATGCAG GAGAATCCCAGTGGGACGCAGACACCAGGAGCTGCAGCCCAGCCTCGGCACCCACACGCCGGCTCAGGCTGTTCGGCGTGAACCTCGACTGCGGGCCAGAGCCAGAGGCAGAAGCCGTGCCCGCGACGCCGGCGATGTACGGCTACGTGCATCAGAGCCCCTACGCCGCCGTGTCTCCAGTTCCCAATAACTG GGGCAGTTCGTAA